In Oscillatoria acuminata PCC 6304, a single window of DNA contains:
- a CDS encoding HepT-like ribonuclease domain-containing protein: MRNDRERLLDIQEAIGKIEKYAIQGKKEFLDNELIQGWILLQLQIIGEAARAMTIQTHEQYPEINWQDIIGFRNLLVHEYFRVDLNIIWKIVMEDLPILKHQINTILQ, translated from the coding sequence ATGAGAAATGACAGGGAACGCTTACTCGACATCCAAGAAGCGATCGGCAAAATCGAGAAATATGCTATCCAAGGCAAAAAAGAATTTTTGGATAATGAACTGATCCAAGGCTGGATACTTCTACAGTTGCAAATTATTGGCGAGGCAGCCAGAGCCATGACCATTCAAACTCATGAGCAATATCCAGAAATTAACTGGCAAGATATTATCGGTTTCCGAAACTTATTGGTGCATGAATATTTTCGAGTGGATTTAAACATTATCTGGAAAATAGTCATGGAAGACTTACCCATTCTAAAACATCAAATTAATACAATTCTTCAATGA
- a CDS encoding nucleotidyltransferase family protein: MNFNDLTPTLREQIKAIAAKHGAFNVRVFGSVARDEADQNSDLDLIVDYDLDKISPWFPVRLIQDLENLLGIKVDVVTANGLKDRIRDQVLQESLTL; this comes from the coding sequence ATGAATTTCAACGATTTAACCCCAACCCTAAGAGAACAGATTAAAGCGATCGCCGCCAAACATGGAGCCTTTAATGTGCGGGTTTTTGGTTCGGTCGCCAGAGACGAAGCCGACCAAAATAGCGACCTTGATCTCATCGTAGACTATGACCTTGACAAAATTAGCCCCTGGTTTCCCGTCCGTCTCATCCAGGATCTAGAAAACCTGCTCGGTATCAAGGTTGATGTGGTCACCGCCAACGGACTCAAAGACAGAATCCGCGATCAAGTTTTACAGGAGTCGCTCACCCTATGA